The following are from one region of the Mangifera indica cultivar Alphonso chromosome 14, CATAS_Mindica_2.1, whole genome shotgun sequence genome:
- the LOC123196614 gene encoding protein-tyrosine-phosphatase IBR5-like gives MRKRERENPCGVCGHYHKYEEGEVCGICGHRSPYSSEKLSLHVSAFPSEILPEFLYLGSYDNASRAELLKAQGITRVLNTVPCCQNLYKNSFTYHCLQDDKTLQFDDAIVFLEQCEKDKARVLVHCMSGKNRSPAIVIAFLMKSKGWRLPQSYQWVKERRPSVDLTQAVYQQLQEYEQKIFGSVDTSNPLLPFVPPVLPSFSFGFTKTNDPVPVPAFSGSSGTTSIFAGAQNISPQEFIFGAGHAEKNIPETPFTGNIPNPSGSDIPMDSS, from the exons ATGAGGAAGAGGGAAAGAGAGAACCCATGTGGGGTGTGTGGGCACTACCACAAGTACGAAGAGGGGGAAGTCTGCGGGATTTGCGGCCACCGTTCCCCGTACTCATCTGAGAAACTCTCCCTTCATGTCAGTGCCTTTCCCTCCGAGATCCTGCCGGAGTTTCTCTATTTGGGTAGCTACGACAACGCCTCTCGCGCTGAGTTGCTTAAGGCTCAGGGGATTACTCGTGTTCTTAAT ACAGTTCCTTGCTGTCAAAATCTCTACAAGAACTCATTTACCTATCACTGCCTTCAAGATGACAAAACTTTACAATTTGATGATGCAATTGTGTTTTTAG AGCAATGTGAGAAGGACAAGGCTCGAGTTCTTGTGCACTGTATGTCTGGAAAAAACAG GTCACCCGCTATTGTAATAGCTTTCTTGATGAAGAGTAAAGGATGGAGGCTTCCGCAGAGTTATCAGTGGGTGAAAGAGCGGAGACCATCTGTTGACTTAACACAAG CTGTCTACCAGCAGTTGCAGGAGTATGAACAGAAGATCTTTGGATCAGTAGATACTAGCAATCCTCTCCTGCCTTTCGTCCCGCCAGTTCTGCCATCATTTAGCTTTGGCTTCACAAAGACTAATGATCCGGTTCCTGTCCCTGCTTTCAGTGGTAGCTCTGGCACAACCTCCATTTTTGCTGGAGCTCAAAATATCTCTCCACAGGAGTTCATTTTTGGAGCTGGCCATGCTGAGAAGAACATCCCTGAAACTCCTTTTACTGGCAACATACCAAACCCAAGTGGCAGTGATATTCCAATGGATAGCTCTTGA